One window from the genome of Rhinolophus ferrumequinum isolate MPI-CBG mRhiFer1 chromosome 10, mRhiFer1_v1.p, whole genome shotgun sequence encodes:
- the TMT1B gene encoding thiol S-methyltransferase METTL7B translates to MTAKATLFNKAEYSRTQNIPAPPVLSPVPSFHMKEPVELRDLCALQGFPTPTPPWQRGNSQVGDREQSPITEGKDRVCSGWTERKGRSPNRSTTQSWSAMDTLAHLLQLLVLLLTLPLHLMALLGCWQPLCKTYFPYLMAMLTAKSNRKMESKKRELFGQIEGLMGDSRMVALLDLGCGTGANFQFYPPGCRITCLDPNPHFEKFLTKSMAENRHLQYERFVVAPGEDMKQLADGSMDVVVGTLVLCSVQSPRRVLQEVQRVLRPGGVFFFWEHVAEPRGSWAFLWQQVLEPTWKHIGDGCCLTRETWKDLENAQFSELQMERQPPTFNWLPTGPHIMGKAVK, encoded by the exons ATGACAGCAAAAGCTACCCTCTTTAACAAGGCAGAGTACTCTAGAACTCAGAACATACCAGCACCACCTGTTCTTTCACCTGTTCCTTCATTCCATATGAAAGAGCCTGTGGAGCTGCGGGACCTGTGCGCTCTGCAAGGATTCCCTACCCCCACTCCACCCTGGCAAAGAGGAAATAGCCAAGTAGGAGACAGGGAACAAAGTCCTATCACAGAGGGCAAAGACCGTGTCTGCAGCGGCTGGACAGAGAGAAAAGGCCGGAGCCCCAACAGAAGCACCACTCAGAGCTGGTCTGCCATGGACACCCTGGCCCATCTCCTACAGCTGCTGGTGCTGCTTCTGACCCTGCCCCTGCACCTGATGGCTCTACTGGGCTGCTGGCAGCCCCTGTGCAAAACTTACTTCCCCTACCTGATGGCCATGCTGACTGCAAAGAGCAACCGCAAGATGGAAAGCAAGAAACGGGAGCTCTTTGGCCAGATAGAGGGGCTTATGGGAGACTCCAGGATGGTGGCGCTGCTGGATCTGGGCTGTGGCACTGGTGCCAACTTCCAGTTCTACCCACCTGGCTGCAGGATCACCTGCCTGGACCCAAACCCCCACTTTGAGAAGTTCCTGACCAAGAGCATGGCTGAGAACAGGCATCTCCAATATGAACGGTTCGTGGTGGCTCCAGGAGAGGACATGAAACAACTAGCTGATGGCTCCATGGATGTGGTGGTTGGCACCCTGGTGCTGTGCTCTGTTCAGAGCCCCAGGAGGGTCCTGCAGGAGGTCCAGAGAGTGCTGAGGCCG GGAGGCGTATTCTTTTTCTGGGAGCACGTGGCTGAGCCACGTGGAAGCTGGGCCTTCCTGTGGCAGCAGGTTCTAGAGCCCACCTGGAAACACATTGGAGATGGCTGCTGCCTCACCAGAGAGACCTGGAAAGACCTTGAGAATGCCCAGTTCTCTGAACTGCAAATGGAGCGACAACCCCCTACCTTCAACTGGTTGCCTACTGGACCCCACATCATGGGAAAGGCCGTGAAATAA